The following is a genomic window from Marinococcus sp. PL1-022.
CATGGTCCGGGTGGCGGGGTTAAAAGACCAGGTGAAAGCAGGATTTAATAAGCCGGAAAACAAAGCCGGACTTACGCCGAAGCAGCAGCTCTCAGCCATCACCAAAAAAAATTCAGAGCTCGTGCGGCTGCAGGATCATTTTTTTACGGAAACGGCTGTTCCGCTGTTATCCTCGGAAAATATTCGTTTTCTTTCGACGCTTGAATTAAACAGCGACCAGTATAAATATGTCCAGGAGTATTTCATGTCCAATATTATGCCGGTGCTGACCCCAATGGCTGTGGATGCCTATCGTCCGTTTCCCATGCTTTTAAACAAGTCCCTGAACCTGGCCGTCCGGCTGCAGAAGGACGCTGGGGATGAAAAAGAGAGCATCGCCATTGTACAGGTGCCCGGGGTGCTCCCCCGCTTCCTTATGCTTCCGTCATCCGACGGCAGCCGGGAGTATATTCTCCTTGAACAGGTGCTCGCGGAATTTATCCATATGCTTTTCAAAGGGTTTACTGTCGTAAGTGCTTCTCCGTTCCGGATCACCCGGAATGCGGATTTAACCATTCATGAGGAAGGTGCCCGCGATCTGCTCCGGGAAATTGAAAAGGAATTAAAAAAACGTAAATGGGGAGCCGCCGTTCGTCTGGAATGCCAGCACGGCATGATGGATGACTATATTCTCGAGTTTCTGCTTGAAGCCCTCGAGGTTCATCCGGATGACGTGTATACACTGAAGGGGCCGATTGATTTAACCTTTTTATTTCCGCTCTGCGATGAACTCGCGCCGGAATGGGAGCATCTTGTGTACGAAACGCTTATTCCCCAGCCACCGGAGGATTTGATTGCCGAGGCCGATGTGTTTGACGCTGCTGACGACCGTGATATTTTGCTGCATCACCCTTACGAATCGTTCCAGCCTGTGATCGACTTTATTTCCACAGCTGCCGACGATCCGGACGTTTTAGCCATAAAGCAGACCCTCTACCGGGTCAGTGGAGACTCCCCCATCATTGCTGCACTGGCAAGAGCTGCAGAGCAGGGTAAACAGGTGACGGTTCTTGTGGAGCTGAAGGCCCGCTTTGATGAAGAAAATAATATTCAATGGGCAAAAACCCTCGAGAAATCCGGGGTGCATGTCATTTATGGCATTACGTCGCTGAAAACCCACAGTAAAATTGTACTGGTTGTCAAGAAGACAGCAGGAGGCATCAAGCGGTATGTACACCTTGGTACCGGCAACTATAACGATTCCACCGCTAAAGTGTATACCGATATGGGAATGATTACGACCCGCCCCTCCTTCGGTGAAGATGCCACTAACTTTTTCAATCATTTAAGCGGCTTTTCCCAGCAGCCGTCCTGGAATGAAATCAGCACTTCTCCGGACGGTATACGCGATGAACTCCTCCACCTGATCCAGCAGGAAATTGACTGCCACAAGCGGAATGGGAGCGGCCACATCATCGCCAAAATGAATTCGTTAACAGATAAAGAGCTCATTATTAAACTGTATGAAGCCTCTCAGGCCGGTGTCCGCATTGAACTCATTGTGCGCGGTATCTGCTGCCTGAAGCCAGGCATTCCCGGAGTAAGCGAAAGCATCACCGTGCGAAGCATCGTCGGTCGTTTCCTAGAGCATACCCGTATCTTTTACTTTGCCAACAACGGCCGTGATGACTATTATTTGTCCTCGGCTGACTGGATGACAAGAAACATGGAAAAACGAATCGAAATTATGTTTCCCGTCTACGAACCCATTTTAAAAAAGCGGCTCCACGCTATTTTACAGCTGATTCTGCAGGACAATGTGAAGGCACGGGAGCAGGACAGCAGCGGCTATTATCATTACGTCGAGCCTGCGGCCGGAGAGCCCGCCGTTAACAGCCAGCTGGTGTTGTTTGAATGGGCATCGAGATTTCTTGATATGAATAACGAATAAAACAAGCACGCCCTGCACATAGGATTCATGCGGGGCGTGCTTTTATCATCTTTATACGGAAATACTTTGTTTTTGCATCTGCAAAAAAAGCATGAACGCGTCACACATTCATGCAATTGACATTTATACTTCGGCCGGCATTAATTCGTCCCGCCAGTTCGCCTTCCATTCTTTTTGTCTGAGCATCGCAATTTCATGCTTGTACGGTGGTTTTTTGTTTTTCTTGTCCGTGCCTACATAAGGTGTTTCCAGTATTTTAGGCACAGAAGCAAACGCCTCGTGGTGCACAATTTCTGCCAGCGTGTTATAGCCGATATAGCCGTAGCCAATATTTTCGTGACGGTCTTTGCCTGCCCCGCGTTCGTTTTTGCTGTCGTTAATATGAAGCACCTTCAGCCGGTCGAGCCCGACATAATGGTCGAATGATTCCAGAACGCCGTCCAGGTTCCCCACAATATCGTAGCCCGCATCATGCGTGTGGCATGTATCAAAGCAGACACTCAGTTTATCATTGTGAGTCACTCCACTGATAATCTCCGAGAGCTCTTCAAAGCTTATTCCGCATTCCGATCCTTTTCCCGCCATTGTTTCAAGCGCGATCTGAACCTTCTGGTCCGGGTGAATGACTTCATTTAAGCCTTCAATAATTTTCTTAATGCCCGCTTCTGTTCCGGCGCCGACGTGCGCGCCCGGGTGAAGAACAATCTGCTTTGCCCCAAGGGACTCGGATCTGCTGATTTCATTGCGCAGAAAATCGACGCCCAGCTGAAATGTTTCCGGTTTGGTCGTATTGCCGATATTGATAATATACGGCGCATGGACCACTACCTCTTCGATGCCGTTTTCTTTCATGTGGGCGTGCCCGTCTTCGATATTTAATTCTTCGATAGGCTTACGCCGGGTATTCTGCGGCGCTCCTGTATAGATCATCATCGCTGTCGCTCCGTATGAAGCCGCTTCTTCGCTTGAACCAAGAAGCATTTTCTTTCCGTTCATGGATACGTGTGAGCCTAAAAGCACAGTCATCACCTCAATTATTATTTTCGTTTGTGCCGGCGGGAGGCCGTCTGGTCTGCCATCGCTTTTTTCTTGTAGCCCGGCTTCACTTTTTTCGGCTTTTTCACCGGCATGGAATCAGCAGGAGCAGGTGCGGGCTTTCGCTTCGTCTGTTTGGAGGCAAACAGCGGTTTGGACAGTTCGGTCCATGCTCCTTTACGAAAGTCCATGAACGTAAAGCGGATACCCTGCTTCTGAAGAGAAAGAACGGCTTTGCGGTCTTCTTCTCCCATCAGAGTATAAGACTCCCCTGTCAGTCCGGCTCTTCCCGCACGGCCCGTCCGGTGAATAAAGTATTCCAATTCCTTCGGCAGGCTGTAGTTAATAATGTGCGAAATGCCCGGAATATCCATGCCACGGGCAGCAAGATCGGTAGCTACCAGATACTGGACCTCAAGATTCTGAATCCGTTTCATAACCTGTTTGCGCTGCCGCGAAGGCAGACCGCCATGCAGAACCTCTACCGGATATTGTTTTTTAAACATCTCTCCGGCCAGTTCATCCGCTTCGTCCTTTGTGCTTGCGAATATGATGGCGAGAAACGGCTGCAGCCGGTCCACAAGATCCATCGTCACATCAAGACGGCTGCGGTGCCTGAGAGCGATACCGTAGTGCGTCATTTCTTTCGGCGTCGCATGCTCCGGCTTTACGTGCACATGCTTGGGATTGTTCATATATTTTCTTAAGAAGGGCTGCAGGCTCTCCGGTACTGTGGCAGAGAATACCATCATCTGCAGGTTATCTGCCATTTTGCCGGCCACCGGATCAATTTCTTCCAGAAAGCCCATATCAAGCATCTGGTCCGCTTCATCAATGACGAGCATGCTGACTGTGTGTACATTGATAACATTTTCTCCTACCATGTCCTTCAGGCGGCCCGGTGTAGCTACAATAATATGAGGCGGGTTGCGGAGCTGTTCCATTACTCTTGAACGGTCCGTCCCCCCGGACACCTGCTTGGCACGTACCGAAGACGTTTCATCTTCCTCCGTAAGTTCCTTCAGGACACCGAAAATCTGGCCGGCAAGCTCCCGGGTAGGGGCTGTTATGACTGCCTGCACCTCCGCTTTGGAGGTGTCTATTCTGCTAAGGATCGGCAGCAGATACGCAAGCGTCTTGCCTGAACCGGTCTGCGACTGGCCGATAACATCCTTTCCGTTAATCGCAGAAGGGATCAGCCGTTCCTGAATATCCGTTGGTTTTTGAATTCGTTTTTTATCCAGCAGCCTGAGGGCGTATGCCGGAATATTGTATTGTTTAAAGCGATTTTCCACGCTGTTCACCTAACTCTCTTTTCATTTACGCATTTTTTGCATCTCCATATTTTATCATAGTTAAAATAGAAACCATAGCTTCTCCGCTGCTTCTGTTCACAAAATATTAAAGGACTGCATTCAGCCAGCCGTCCTTTCTTTTCAACCAGGCACTTAGGTAGTATAATGAATCCAGAATCGTTTTACATGACTGCATACGTAAAGTCAGCGCGTACACGCAAGACCTCACGGTTCAAATTATGAAACAGGAGGCCTTTATGGAAGTAACGAAAATTTCACCACGTGGATACTGCTACGGCGTTGTCGATGCGATGGTAATGGCGAAAAAAGCCGCCGGTAACCAGGAGCTTCCGCGCCCAATCTATATTTTAGGCATGATCGTACACAACAAGCACGTGACTGACGCATTTGAAGAAGAAGGGGTCATATCCCTCGACGGGCCCAACCGGCTTGAAATACTCCGGCAGGTGGATAAAGGCACAGTCGTATTTACAGCTCACGGCGTTTCTCCGGAAGTACGCGAGCTTGCCGAAGAAAAAGGACTGACGACCATTGATGCCACCTGCCCCGATGTTACCGTCACCCACGACTTAATACGGCAAAAGCGGGATCAGGGCTATGAGTTTATCTATGTCGGCAAAAAAGGGCATCCGGAGCCGGAAGGCGCTGTCGGTGTCGCTCCGGACATTGTGCATTTAGTGGAAACGCTCGATGATCTTGAAAGCTTAAACATTCGGTCGGAACGGATTATTATGACTAACCAGACGACCATGAGCCAGTGGGACGTATCCGACATTATGGACCGGGCGAGAGAAATTTATCCACACGCAGAGGTGCACAATGAAATCTGTAATGCCACCCAGGTCCGCCAGGAAGCGGTAGCTGAACAGGCGAAGGATGTAGATCTTGTGCTCGTTGTCGGCGATCCGAAAAGCAACAACTCCAACCGGCTGGCCCAGGTGTCCGAGCAGGTGGCAGGTACCACAGCGTACCGGATCAGCAACTTAACCGAGCTGGATTTAAGCTGGCTTGAAAATG
Proteins encoded in this region:
- a CDS encoding RNA degradosome polyphosphate kinase, giving the protein MTETTQTHIDLENPAYYNNREISWLAFNERVLEEALDETNPLLERLRFLGIFSSNLDEFFMVRVAGLKDQVKAGFNKPENKAGLTPKQQLSAITKKNSELVRLQDHFFTETAVPLLSSENIRFLSTLELNSDQYKYVQEYFMSNIMPVLTPMAVDAYRPFPMLLNKSLNLAVRLQKDAGDEKESIAIVQVPGVLPRFLMLPSSDGSREYILLEQVLAEFIHMLFKGFTVVSASPFRITRNADLTIHEEGARDLLREIEKELKKRKWGAAVRLECQHGMMDDYILEFLLEALEVHPDDVYTLKGPIDLTFLFPLCDELAPEWEHLVYETLIPQPPEDLIAEADVFDAADDRDILLHHPYESFQPVIDFISTAADDPDVLAIKQTLYRVSGDSPIIAALARAAEQGKQVTVLVELKARFDEENNIQWAKTLEKSGVHVIYGITSLKTHSKIVLVVKKTAGGIKRYVHLGTGNYNDSTAKVYTDMGMITTRPSFGEDATNFFNHLSGFSQQPSWNEISTSPDGIRDELLHLIQQEIDCHKRNGSGHIIAKMNSLTDKELIIKLYEASQAGVRIELIVRGICCLKPGIPGVSESITVRSIVGRFLEHTRIFYFANNGRDDYYLSSADWMTRNMEKRIEIMFPVYEPILKKRLHAILQLILQDNVKAREQDSSGYYHYVEPAAGEPAVNSQLVLFEWASRFLDMNNE
- a CDS encoding deoxyribonuclease IV, with amino-acid sequence MTVLLGSHVSMNGKKMLLGSSEEAASYGATAMMIYTGAPQNTRRKPIEELNIEDGHAHMKENGIEEVVVHAPYIINIGNTTKPETFQLGVDFLRNEISRSESLGAKQIVLHPGAHVGAGTEAGIKKIIEGLNEVIHPDQKVQIALETMAGKGSECGISFEELSEIISGVTHNDKLSVCFDTCHTHDAGYDIVGNLDGVLESFDHYVGLDRLKVLHINDSKNERGAGKDRHENIGYGYIGYNTLAEIVHHEAFASVPKILETPYVGTDKKNKKPPYKHEIAMLRQKEWKANWRDELMPAEV
- a CDS encoding DEAD/DEAH box helicase — its product is MENRFKQYNIPAYALRLLDKKRIQKPTDIQERLIPSAINGKDVIGQSQTGSGKTLAYLLPILSRIDTSKAEVQAVITAPTRELAGQIFGVLKELTEEDETSSVRAKQVSGGTDRSRVMEQLRNPPHIIVATPGRLKDMVGENVINVHTVSMLVIDEADQMLDMGFLEEIDPVAGKMADNLQMMVFSATVPESLQPFLRKYMNNPKHVHVKPEHATPKEMTHYGIALRHRSRLDVTMDLVDRLQPFLAIIFASTKDEADELAGEMFKKQYPVEVLHGGLPSRQRKQVMKRIQNLEVQYLVATDLAARGMDIPGISHIINYSLPKELEYFIHRTGRAGRAGLTGESYTLMGEEDRKAVLSLQKQGIRFTFMDFRKGAWTELSKPLFASKQTKRKPAPAPADSMPVKKPKKVKPGYKKKAMADQTASRRHKRK
- a CDS encoding 4-hydroxy-3-methylbut-2-enyl diphosphate reductase; protein product: MEVTKISPRGYCYGVVDAMVMAKKAAGNQELPRPIYILGMIVHNKHVTDAFEEEGVISLDGPNRLEILRQVDKGTVVFTAHGVSPEVRELAEEKGLTTIDATCPDVTVTHDLIRQKRDQGYEFIYVGKKGHPEPEGAVGVAPDIVHLVETLDDLESLNIRSERIIMTNQTTMSQWDVSDIMDRAREIYPHAEVHNEICNATQVRQEAVAEQAKDVDLVLVVGDPKSNNSNRLAQVSEQVAGTTAYRISNLTELDLSWLENVNSVGVTAGASTPTLITKEVILFIDQYDPNDSSTWDTESHIDKSKILPKIKAKS